One Triticum dicoccoides isolate Atlit2015 ecotype Zavitan chromosome 4B, WEW_v2.0, whole genome shotgun sequence genomic window carries:
- the LOC119290719 gene encoding elongation factor 1-alpha, translating into MGKEKTHINIVVIGHVDSGKSTTTGHLIYKLGGIDKRVIERFEKEAAEMNKRSFKYAWVLDKLKAERERGITIDIALWKFETTKYYCTVIDAPGHRDFIKNMITGTSQADCAVLIIDSTTGGFEAGISKDGQTREHALLAFTLGVKQMICCCNKMDATTPKYSKARYEEIVKEVSSYLKKVGYNPDKVPFVPISGFEGDNMIERSTNLDWYKGPTLLEALDQINEPKRPSDKPLRLPLQDVYKIGGIGTVPVGRVETGVIKPGMVVTFGPTGLTTEVKSVEMHHESLLEALPGDNVGFNVKNVAVKDLKRGFVASNSKDDPAKEAANFTSQVIIMNHPGQIGNGYAPVLDCHTSHIAVKFAELVTKIDRRSGKELEALPKFLKNGDAGIVKMIPTKPMVVETFATYPPLGRFAVRDMRQTVAVGVIKGVEKKDPTGAKVTKAAIKKK; encoded by the exons ATGGGTAAGGAGAAGACTCACATCAACATCGTGGTCATTGGCCACGTCGACTCTGGCAAGTCGACGACCACTGGCCACCTGATCTACAAGCTTGGAGGCATTGACAAGCGTGTCATCGAGAGGTTCGAGAAGGAAGCCGCTGAAATGAACAAGAGGTCTTTCAAGTACGCCTGGGTGCTTGACAAGCTCAAGGCCGAGCGTGAGAGAGGTATCACCATCGATATTGCTCTCTGGAAGTTTGAGACCACCAAGTACTACTGCACCGTCATTGATGCCCCTGGTCACCGTGACTTCATCAAGAACATGATCACCGGTACCTCCCAGGCTGACTGTGCTGTTCTCATCATTGACTCCACCACTGGTGGTTTTGAGGCTGGTATCTCCAAGGATGGCCAGACACGTGAGCACGCCCTCCTTGCTTTCACtcttggagtgaagcagatgatctGCTGCTGCAACAAG ATGGACGCCACCACTCCCAAGTACTCGAAGGCTCGTTACGAAGAAATTGTTAAGGAGGTCTCTTCGTACCTGAAGAAGGTCGGCTACAACCCTGACAAGGTTCCCTTCGTCCCCATCTCTGGGTTTGAGGGTGACAACATGATTGAGAGGTCCACCAACCTTGACTGGTACAAGGGCCCAACCCTGCTTGAGGCGCTTGACCAGATCAACGAGCCCAAGAGGCCCTCAGACAAGCCCCTCCGTCTTCCCCTCCAGGACGTTTACAAGATTGGTGGCATTGGAACTGTGCCTGTTGGCCGTGTTGAGACTGGTGTCATCAAGCCTGGTATGGTTGTCACCTTTGGTCCCACTGGTCTGACAACTGAGGTCAAGTCCGTTGAGATGCACCATGAGTCTCTCCTGGAGGCGCTTCCTGGTGACAATGTTGGCTTCAATGTCAAGAACGTTGCCGTGAAGGATCTGAAGCGTGGGTTTGTTGCATCCAACTCCAAGGATGACCCTGCCAAGGAGGCAGCCAACTTCACCTCCCAGGTCATCATCATGAACCACCCTGGTCAGATTGGCAACGGCTACGCCCCAGTGCTGGACTGCCACACCTCGCACATTGCTGTCAAGTTTGCTGAGCTGGTGACCAAGATTGACAGGCGATCTGGTAAGGAGCTGGAGGCCCTGCCAAAGTTCCTCAAGAATGGTGATGCTGGCATAGTGAAgatgattcccaccaagcccatgGTTGTGGAGACCTTTGCTACTTACCCTCCTCTTGGTCGTTTTGCTGTACGTGACATGAGGCAAACTGTGGCTGTTGGTGTCATCAAGGGCGTCGAGAAGAAGGACCCAACCGGGGCTAAGGTGACCAAGGCTGCCATCAAGAAGAAGTAA